The Coraliomargarita parva genome contains a region encoding:
- a CDS encoding ribonuclease D, producing MITTTEALEEAVQRALKAGAVGIDTEFVWDRTYYPTLGVVQIGYPDEHAELIDAPKIEDWSPFAKLMSDPDTVKILHDAQQDLTILKRACGAYPKNIFDTQRSAGFVGLASTISLSELLKTLLKVRLAKSETQSNWLARPLTDRQVQYAEEDVRYSTQLMLRIMEKAEKLGRKKWILDEMSEYEEPTLYEERDPDLEMPRVRKSGSLTHQQREVLRALGAWREHKARKRNLPRSFVLSDDAIISLTKQPPATIDDLKPLKGLSEKSLKHNRDALWAAIERGRNGELPDLPNARPKGPQPDDGYEARVDFALAFTKGTCMAAQIDPALIGNRADITALVLDAEDADPAEHHILRGWRAEFCGKQLLALLRGEGSISINTKTRLPQFSS from the coding sequence ATGATTACGACGACAGAAGCTCTGGAAGAAGCAGTGCAGCGCGCATTGAAAGCGGGAGCCGTAGGGATAGATACGGAGTTTGTATGGGACCGCACCTATTATCCCACCCTGGGCGTGGTGCAGATCGGCTATCCGGACGAGCATGCGGAACTGATTGATGCACCGAAAATCGAGGACTGGTCGCCTTTTGCCAAGCTGATGTCCGATCCCGATACGGTAAAGATCCTCCATGATGCGCAGCAGGACCTGACGATCCTGAAGCGTGCCTGCGGGGCCTATCCGAAAAATATCTTCGACACCCAGCGTTCGGCCGGATTTGTCGGACTGGCTTCGACGATCTCCTTGAGTGAGCTGCTCAAGACGCTGTTGAAGGTGCGCTTGGCCAAGTCTGAGACGCAGTCGAACTGGCTGGCCCGCCCCCTGACCGACCGTCAGGTCCAATATGCGGAGGAGGATGTCCGTTACTCCACCCAGTTGATGCTGCGAATCATGGAAAAGGCGGAAAAGTTGGGGCGCAAGAAGTGGATACTCGACGAGATGAGCGAGTACGAGGAGCCGACGCTGTACGAAGAGCGGGATCCCGACCTGGAAATGCCGCGAGTGCGCAAGAGCGGTTCCCTGACGCATCAACAGCGCGAGGTCCTGCGCGCCCTGGGCGCCTGGCGTGAGCACAAGGCTCGCAAGCGCAACCTGCCCCGCAGTTTCGTGCTGTCCGACGATGCCATCATTTCGTTGACCAAGCAGCCGCCCGCCACAATCGACGACCTCAAGCCTTTGAAGGGGCTGAGTGAAAAGTCACTCAAACACAACCGCGACGCGCTTTGGGCCGCCATTGAGCGGGGGCGCAACGGCGAGCTGCCGGACTTGCCCAACGCCCGTCCCAAGGGGCCGCAACCGGACGACGGCTATGAGGCCCGGGTTGATTTTGCCCTGGCCTTCACAAAGGGCACCTGCATGGCCGCCCAGATCGATCCCGCCCTGATCGGGAACCGGGCTGACATCACCGCGTTGGTGCTGGATGCGGAAGATGCCGATCCGGCCGAGCATCACATCCTACGCGGCTGGCGGGCCGAGTTTTGCGGCAAGCAATTGCTGGCGCTCCTGCGCGGCGAGGGCAGCATTTCGATCAACACAAAGACCCGCCTGCCCCAGTTTAGCAGCTAG
- a CDS encoding DUF4340 domain-containing protein, with product MRFKFTIFLLALNLITFGLIYYLSHQSRQIDARMGGLSGQIGREIVDADRIELRGKELGNPRVLERDGANWTITQPLQWPANYFAINRILNQLQFIEEEASFSVEEIRNAGQSLGDYGLDNPALHLIIAEGEESIDLAIGTTTEIGNNVYLLGPKKENIFVVSRAIIDSLIIDLSDLRTRQIFSIPVFEVDALSLQMNASGASGNGELKVRLARTNNGWLFESPLTAEADPTLVTNTINQLTAAKVVRFPEGRDPVLQGLETPAMRVTLNGNKRRQTLLIGNLDPNATGEPSYFAKLEDNPTVFTVEAKAFDELREAQEALRERNFMNFDPDALNAINITESGREIRLQRLETGEDWQVIQSSEGGNIQPYRADPEVVDSLIDNLKNLRASSFIADAPAPADLARYGFNNPRRIVKLSLDNAPPITLQLSHPDDENELLYARNTQADFIYAVERRPTWRMLPLNALDYRSRTLETLPEAARIRNLKLERISDGEVLFDLQLPEGSIWGTLLAEQDEKEAEAIQTLLNAVRKMVVKAYLKENYADSYVLDPDTSLPWLYRLSAEIVLPGDGTDRIDTRTYVFTKRQSGTQQVCGSKQLDSIFQLPQPLIDALYVFIEDMPLPPEAKETDVPTPSVLEPVPEPAKADEIPAEAETKEAPEA from the coding sequence ATGCGTTTCAAATTCACCATCTTTCTCCTCGCCCTGAATCTGATCACCTTCGGGCTGATCTATTACCTGAGCCACCAGAGCAGGCAAATCGACGCCCGCATGGGAGGCCTGTCCGGACAAATCGGGCGCGAGATCGTCGATGCGGACCGGATCGAGCTGCGAGGGAAGGAGTTGGGCAACCCGCGGGTCCTCGAACGGGATGGTGCCAACTGGACCATTACGCAACCGCTCCAATGGCCGGCCAACTACTTCGCCATCAACCGGATCCTGAACCAGCTGCAATTCATCGAGGAGGAAGCCTCTTTTTCGGTCGAGGAGATCCGCAATGCCGGACAAAGTCTCGGCGACTATGGACTGGATAACCCGGCCCTGCACCTGATCATCGCCGAGGGAGAGGAATCCATCGACCTGGCCATCGGCACCACCACCGAAATCGGCAACAACGTCTATCTGCTCGGCCCCAAAAAAGAAAACATCTTCGTCGTCAGTCGTGCCATCATTGACAGCCTGATCATCGACCTGTCCGACCTGCGCACCCGTCAAATCTTCAGTATCCCGGTCTTCGAAGTGGATGCCCTCAGCCTGCAGATGAACGCCTCGGGCGCATCCGGCAACGGCGAACTGAAAGTCCGTCTAGCACGGACCAACAACGGATGGCTGTTCGAGTCCCCCTTGACAGCCGAAGCCGACCCGACCCTGGTGACCAACACCATCAACCAACTGACCGCCGCAAAAGTGGTCCGCTTCCCCGAAGGACGCGACCCTGTCCTGCAAGGTCTCGAAACCCCGGCCATGCGTGTGACGCTCAACGGGAACAAACGCCGGCAAACCCTGCTGATCGGCAACCTGGATCCCAATGCCACGGGCGAGCCCAGCTACTTTGCTAAGCTGGAGGACAACCCCACCGTCTTTACCGTCGAGGCCAAGGCCTTCGACGAACTACGCGAGGCCCAGGAAGCCCTGCGCGAACGCAACTTCATGAATTTCGATCCGGACGCCCTGAACGCGATCAACATCACCGAGAGCGGCCGGGAGATCCGCCTGCAGCGCCTGGAAACCGGAGAAGACTGGCAGGTCATCCAAAGCAGCGAAGGCGGCAATATCCAACCCTACCGCGCCGACCCCGAAGTCGTCGATTCCCTGATCGACAACTTGAAAAACCTCCGCGCCAGCAGCTTCATCGCGGACGCGCCGGCTCCGGCCGACCTCGCACGATACGGCTTCAACAACCCGCGACGTATCGTGAAACTCTCCCTCGACAACGCCCCGCCGATCACGCTGCAACTCTCGCATCCGGACGATGAGAATGAGCTCCTCTATGCCCGCAACACGCAGGCCGACTTCATCTATGCCGTCGAACGCCGGCCCACCTGGCGCATGCTCCCGCTCAACGCGCTCGACTACCGCAGCCGCACCCTCGAGACCCTCCCGGAAGCCGCCCGCATCCGCAACCTGAAGCTGGAGCGCATCAGCGACGGCGAGGTCCTCTTCGACCTCCAGTTACCGGAGGGTAGCATTTGGGGCACGCTCTTGGCCGAACAAGACGAAAAGGAAGCGGAAGCCATCCAAACACTGCTCAATGCCGTCCGCAAGATGGTGGTCAAGGCCTACCTCAAGGAGAATTATGCCGATAGCTATGTGCTCGACCCCGACACCTCGCTGCCCTGGCTCTACCGTTTGAGCGCGGAAATCGTGCTGCCGGGCGACGGGACCGACCGGATCGACACCCGCACCTATGTCTTTACCAAGCGGCAGTCGGGCACGCAGCAGGTCTGCGGTTCCAAGCAACTCGACAGCATCTTCCAACTGCCGCAGCCATTGATCGACGCACTCTATGTCTTCATCGAGGACATGCCGCTCCCGCCGGAAGCGAAGGAAACCGACGTCCCCACACCTTCAGTACTGGAACCAGTCCCCGAACCGGCCAAAGCCGACGAGATCCCAGCGGAGGCGGAGACGAAGGAAGCCCCCGAAGCCTAA
- a CDS encoding ABC transporter ATP-binding protein, which yields MDSDTSISVKNLTRHYGALTAIQNVSFSVKRGEVVGFLGPNGAGKSTTMRILSGIMSASSGSAYVAGLSVSQNPHEVKRKIGYMPENNPLPNDMRVVEYLRFRARLKEVPGRKLRSTVQEVMEICDLARTARRKIIGTLSKGFRQRVGIADALLGNPEVIIMDEPTIGLDPHQIQGIRRLIDSLRGKLTVVLSSHILPEIERSCDRVIIINRGRVVACGSSADLRDEFLPGTRYQIDLEGDVQTALQHLKQDGIAYELKEEQKLSDTLSRLILSTEGNGETGPRLIQSFGRSANCTLHSLALKEPNLEEIFLAATRRSWEETIDNKPTAKMIQAETAESTGTKTES from the coding sequence ATGGACTCCGATACCAGTATTTCAGTCAAGAACCTCACCCGTCACTACGGGGCCCTCACTGCGATCCAGAATGTCAGCTTCTCGGTGAAGCGCGGTGAAGTGGTCGGCTTCCTCGGCCCGAACGGCGCCGGCAAGAGCACCACCATGCGTATTTTAAGCGGGATCATGAGCGCCAGCTCGGGCAGCGCCTATGTGGCCGGCCTCTCCGTTTCCCAGAATCCGCACGAGGTGAAGCGCAAGATCGGCTACATGCCGGAAAACAACCCGCTGCCCAATGACATGCGGGTGGTCGAGTACCTGCGCTTCCGCGCACGCCTCAAGGAAGTGCCCGGCCGCAAGCTCCGCAGCACCGTCCAGGAGGTCATGGAAATCTGCGACCTCGCCCGCACCGCCCGCCGCAAGATCATCGGCACCCTCTCCAAAGGCTTCCGCCAGCGCGTCGGGATCGCCGACGCCCTCCTCGGCAATCCGGAAGTCATCATCATGGACGAGCCCACGATCGGCCTCGACCCCCACCAGATCCAGGGCATCCGCCGCCTCATCGACAGCCTGCGCGGCAAGCTCACCGTCGTGCTGTCCTCGCACATCCTTCCGGAAATCGAACGCTCCTGCGACCGCGTCATCATCATCAACCGCGGCCGCGTCGTGGCCTGTGGCAGCAGTGCCGACCTGCGGGACGAGTTCCTCCCCGGCACCCGCTACCAGATCGATCTGGAGGGCGACGTCCAGACCGCCCTGCAACACTTGAAGCAGGACGGGATCGCGTACGAACTGAAGGAGGAACAAAAGCTCAGCGACACACTCAGCCGCCTCATCCTCAGCACGGAGGGCAATGGCGAAACCGGCCCGCGCCTGATCCAGTCCTTCGGCCGCTCGGCCAACTGCACCCTCCACAGCCTCGCGCTCAAAGAGCCCAACCTGGAGGAGATCTTCCTCGCCGCCACCCGCCGCTCCTGGGAGGAAACAATCGATAACAAGCCCACCGCCAAGATGATCCAGGCGGAAACCGCCGAAAGCACCGGCACCAAGACCGAGTCTTAA
- a CDS encoding NAD(P)/FAD-dependent oxidoreductase — protein MKTSDVLVVGAGISGLLCATELKQAGRSVCVLDKGRGVGGRMATRRMSGARLDYGAQFLTLRESAIQKYVDAWLEAGLIKEWFRNSADGKLKDGHPRYCGVHGMTDVPKALAEGLEVHCSENVTGLKHEAGVWRAQTESGNAYQAAELVLTAPLPQTLALLKGSGLKMTGAEWKALQEVRYARGLSALLILDGPSELPAPGARKVEQFPLAWISDNQVKGISPEVPSVTVHADTRFADLHWDSPDELCGSLLVEAARALLKASVVDFACHRWGYAYPLNPAEGPFFRDALNGLTVAGDGFGPGSIGGAAKSGIEAGRMLVRKSR, from the coding sequence ATGAAAACATCGGATGTTTTGGTTGTGGGGGCGGGCATCTCCGGCTTGCTTTGCGCCACGGAATTGAAGCAGGCAGGGCGCAGCGTTTGCGTCCTGGACAAAGGGCGTGGCGTGGGCGGCCGAATGGCGACCCGGCGCATGTCCGGTGCGCGACTGGACTATGGGGCCCAGTTTTTGACGCTCCGGGAGTCGGCCATCCAGAAGTATGTGGATGCCTGGCTGGAAGCCGGACTGATCAAGGAGTGGTTCCGGAATTCAGCGGACGGCAAGTTGAAAGACGGGCATCCGCGCTATTGTGGTGTGCATGGCATGACGGATGTTCCGAAGGCCTTGGCCGAGGGGCTGGAGGTGCATTGCTCTGAAAATGTGACCGGCTTGAAGCATGAAGCGGGTGTATGGCGGGCACAGACGGAAAGTGGCAATGCGTACCAGGCCGCTGAACTGGTCCTGACCGCACCGCTGCCTCAAACATTGGCTTTGTTGAAGGGATCTGGTCTCAAAATGACCGGTGCGGAGTGGAAGGCGCTGCAGGAGGTCCGCTATGCGCGGGGGCTTTCCGCGCTGTTGATTCTGGACGGGCCCAGCGAGCTGCCGGCACCCGGTGCCCGTAAGGTTGAGCAATTCCCGCTTGCATGGATTTCAGACAACCAAGTCAAGGGGATCTCGCCGGAGGTGCCCAGTGTGACGGTCCATGCCGACACCCGCTTTGCCGACTTGCACTGGGACTCCCCGGATGAGTTGTGCGGTTCGCTACTGGTTGAGGCAGCCCGGGCATTGCTGAAAGCTTCCGTGGTGGACTTTGCCTGCCACCGCTGGGGCTATGCCTATCCCCTGAATCCGGCCGAGGGGCCGTTCTTCCGGGATGCCTTGAACGGGCTGACTGTGGCCGGCGATGGTTTCGGGCCCGGTTCGATTGGCGGTGCGGCCAAGTCGGGCATTGAGGCCGGACGGATGCTGGTCAGGAAGTCACGTTGA
- a CDS encoding GldG family protein, producing MSNSRFNDFRTARQFRALNRILQIMLSISLIIALNYLAARYFTRFDLTQSGNYSLAPESKAYIRALSQPVEIIITIPQDPDVQELRQIHRHLDKLLRAYDAEGRIQGRQMVRVEYVDIYKQRQRAQELSNQYNLTQENIILIANGTRSREIRQADLYKVVDGEIAGFQGEKAITSAILEVDTEKTDKLYFLVGHGEMRLDDVDPLRGLSQLESFLRERNYTLATLDLSVDEKVPEDADLIVIPSPQASLLPEEVEKLRRYMTERNGRMIVLIDPGRRHGMDELFYDWGVLADDMAVVDTGPDFRAQGGDIIIRRFAEHPITELLVSYQITALFGLPRPVRTDPLSVNDQRLEVTQLIGTSEASWAERDYRSQNPVVYDAGRDLRGPISIATVSTRSTGSGLGINIPGGRLAVFGNSDFIANNRLRTFGNRTLFFNTLNWTLDRINLLNIQTRPLESYQIVMSKNDQKNLLLYFAILPVATGIFGLFIYLLRRR from the coding sequence ATGTCGAACAGCCGCTTCAACGATTTTCGCACCGCACGCCAGTTCCGGGCCCTCAACCGGATCCTGCAAATCATGCTGAGTATCAGCCTGATTATCGCACTCAATTACCTGGCCGCGCGCTATTTCACACGCTTCGACCTCACCCAGTCGGGCAATTACAGCCTCGCACCGGAATCCAAGGCCTACATCCGGGCCCTCAGCCAGCCGGTGGAGATCATCATCACGATCCCGCAAGATCCGGATGTCCAGGAACTGAGGCAAATCCACCGCCACCTCGACAAGTTACTCAGGGCCTACGATGCGGAAGGCCGCATACAGGGCAGGCAAATGGTACGGGTCGAGTACGTCGACATCTACAAACAGCGCCAACGGGCCCAGGAACTCTCCAATCAGTATAACCTGACCCAGGAAAACATTATCCTGATCGCCAACGGCACCCGCAGCCGCGAAATCCGGCAGGCCGACCTCTACAAAGTCGTCGACGGCGAAATCGCCGGCTTCCAGGGAGAAAAGGCCATCACCTCCGCCATACTCGAAGTGGATACGGAAAAGACCGACAAGCTCTACTTCCTCGTCGGCCACGGCGAGATGCGACTGGACGATGTGGACCCGCTCCGCGGCCTCTCCCAACTCGAAAGCTTCCTGCGTGAGCGCAATTATACCCTCGCCACTCTTGACCTTTCGGTCGACGAGAAAGTCCCGGAAGATGCCGACCTAATTGTCATCCCTTCCCCGCAAGCCAGCCTCCTGCCGGAAGAAGTCGAAAAGCTGCGCCGCTACATGACCGAGCGCAACGGCCGCATGATTGTCCTGATCGATCCGGGCCGCCGCCATGGCATGGACGAGCTCTTCTATGACTGGGGGGTGCTGGCGGACGACATGGCCGTCGTCGACACGGGCCCCGACTTCAGGGCCCAGGGGGGTGACATTATCATCCGCCGTTTTGCCGAACACCCGATCACCGAACTGCTGGTCAGCTACCAGATCACCGCGCTGTTCGGCCTGCCCCGCCCGGTCCGGACCGATCCGCTCTCCGTGAATGACCAGCGCCTGGAAGTCACACAGCTGATCGGGACCTCCGAAGCAAGCTGGGCCGAACGCGACTACCGCAGCCAGAACCCGGTCGTGTATGATGCCGGACGCGACCTGCGCGGGCCCATCAGTATCGCCACGGTGTCCACCCGCAGCACCGGTTCCGGCCTCGGGATCAATATTCCCGGTGGCCGTCTTGCGGTCTTCGGCAATTCCGACTTCATTGCCAACAACCGCCTGCGCACCTTCGGCAACCGCACCCTCTTTTTCAACACCTTGAACTGGACACTCGACCGGATCAACCTCCTCAACATCCAGACACGGCCACTGGAAAGCTATCAGATCGTGATGAGCAAGAACGACCAGAAGAACCTGCTCCTCTACTTTGCCATCCTCCCGGTTGCCACCGGTATCTTCGGGCTCTTTATTTACCTCCTCCGCCGCCGCTAA
- a CDS encoding 5'-nucleotidase, lipoprotein e(P4) family: MKRLFPLLAGACALLYHTGCQTSPNLNAVTWMQDAGEYRALCLQAFNLATAAYDQAAKANEGPLAVMVDLDETMLDNSPYAAWQVLGDHDYEPATWDQWVREEQTPALPGALEFAQYVTRKGGTMFYVSNRSDATYEATFNNLVRLGFPGVNDQTLLLKTDSSNKAPRLASIEAAGYKIVLLLGDNLNDFPELGTYHQLNDARQAAVDARRGDFGKRFILLPNPSYGDWEPGLAGDFYQQDAAGQNRLRRESLRPWAGPR; the protein is encoded by the coding sequence ATGAAACGGCTATTTCCACTATTGGCGGGGGCCTGCGCCCTGCTCTACCACACCGGCTGCCAGACTTCACCCAACCTGAACGCAGTCACATGGATGCAGGACGCAGGGGAATACCGTGCGCTCTGCCTGCAGGCCTTCAACCTCGCCACGGCTGCCTACGACCAGGCGGCGAAAGCGAACGAGGGCCCACTCGCCGTCATGGTCGACCTCGATGAAACCATGCTGGACAACAGCCCCTATGCGGCCTGGCAGGTGCTGGGCGACCACGATTACGAGCCCGCGACCTGGGACCAGTGGGTCCGCGAGGAACAGACGCCCGCCCTCCCCGGCGCCCTCGAGTTCGCCCAATACGTCACCCGCAAGGGCGGCACCATGTTTTACGTTTCCAACCGCTCGGATGCGACCTACGAGGCCACCTTCAACAATCTGGTACGACTGGGATTCCCCGGAGTCAACGACCAGACCCTGCTCCTGAAAACCGACAGCTCGAACAAGGCCCCCCGCCTCGCATCCATCGAAGCCGCCGGCTACAAGATCGTGCTTCTGCTCGGGGACAACCTCAACGATTTCCCCGAACTCGGGACCTACCATCAACTCAACGACGCCCGCCAGGCCGCGGTCGACGCCCGGCGCGGGGATTTCGGGAAACGCTTCATCCTCCTCCCCAACCCGTCCTACGGCGACTGGGAGCCCGGGCTCGCCGGGGATTTCTACCAGCAGGACGCCGCCGGACAAAACCGGCTCCGCCGGGAAAGCCTGCGCCCGTGGGCCGGTCCGCGTTAG
- a CDS encoding ABC transporter permease, which translates to MRSYFILLKHELRMLLINPATYIAAVLFLCLMGVIYWTILRGMVNAPEEELPAIQFFKSFWLPVFFVVPLLTMHSLAGERNAGTLDSLMTTPTSRSAIILSKFTGAYLFYMLLWCATLGFPFLTSTFFPNSVEREVLLDPAPIIGSLLFIATSGILFIAIGIFASSITRSQLVAGMLSFTSLFMVIVGGQLLFYFYGSGEQLADWLETILNYLQTFKHLDDFASGVVDTRPFFYYTSLGCLLLGLSTLVIEAKA; encoded by the coding sequence ATGCGTTCCTATTTTATACTGCTAAAGCACGAGCTCAGGATGCTGCTGATCAATCCCGCGACCTACATCGCGGCCGTCCTCTTCCTCTGCCTCATGGGCGTGATCTACTGGACCATCCTCCGCGGCATGGTCAACGCCCCCGAGGAGGAACTGCCCGCAATCCAGTTCTTCAAAAGCTTCTGGCTGCCGGTCTTCTTCGTCGTTCCGCTCCTGACCATGCACAGCTTGGCAGGCGAACGGAATGCCGGCACCCTCGACAGCCTGATGACGACCCCGACCTCACGCTCGGCCATCATTCTCAGCAAATTCACCGGAGCCTACCTCTTCTATATGCTGCTTTGGTGCGCCACCCTGGGCTTTCCTTTCCTCACCAGCACCTTTTTCCCGAACTCCGTAGAGCGTGAAGTGCTCCTCGACCCCGCCCCCATCATCGGCAGCCTGCTCTTCATCGCAACCAGCGGCATCCTCTTCATCGCCATCGGCATCTTCGCCAGCAGCATCACCCGTAGCCAGCTGGTCGCCGGCATGTTGAGCTTTACCTCGCTCTTCATGGTCATCGTCGGGGGACAACTCCTCTTCTATTTCTATGGCAGCGGCGAACAACTCGCAGACTGGTTGGAAACGATCCTGAACTACCTGCAGACCTTCAAGCACCTCGATGACTTCGCCAGCGGCGTCGTCGACACCCGTCCCTTTTTCTATTACACCAGCCTCGGATGCCTCCTGCTCGGCCTCTCCACGCTCGTAATCGAAGCTAAAGCCTAA
- a CDS encoding AsmA-like C-terminal region-containing protein, with the protein MSKRRKLKWAGLLELLFDSGLLVLFVAQAFIAGCLLTYGYIPLPKEKLNREVSGKLPPGLRVEADSYRLNMSGKIELAGLKILSEDSSLPLFESDGIVVDIALGEGHMLKPELVDISIANGTLYLPAVYSPDGKRITALERISMRISRSDTNYVIENIAAMHENVRLRGSIEWPSDRIPQKAVTGPGQPKGHALRSFYKFIARAALAKDQLDFLTRPTVAFQLRPGEDGAVQALVNVSSRKLEHARTVGEDLRIRTELSISEDNILSQTQIKVFARTLQLPDYQTEIHGLTAYLRQEAWESFRQGLIPEFSLAAEDLVAYGIPIESPVVSVDLKAFPLVKLEGTTRGLKGAAKVRADINLLEQSGTIQADGSLDLLPLLPDKIRTALPSIRIDRKPDYQLRVNLASGWSLERAQLKARVNAIRVAELAFDYIGAELSLEDGQIQLDHTYLRRGRQWLDLGVGFNLDSKDYGISLVGFGNPKDYSPILPRWWKAIFRDFEFSRQSAGIGDFIIYGNGQNKVADLYYGSAVASSVTFRDVLLEEGSLVVRGRGRYAEVHDLDVRNKGGWIKGDVTFTSRADAIRAPVSVRLDLDAKIALEDAAKLFGGNISGLIREFESETSPRATLNAAIFNTSAYPAYAGRSYFDLAVSSPQPIRFKDVPFDRLALDVHGRDDMVHLRNVEFGYADGNGTAEADILLADKAKPELRFVFNLEDADETQAIRDLPQLKGVESSLDTMKGENIDRNQREKTRLNLDLHARGPLDDLYQYDGFGSFTIQGDRIGNIDLLGPLSRALNKVHLSFTSFTLDRMAGDFRLRNNRIRFNPLLVTGPRTRVEGKGTVLLPKQELDMELSVSLFSNFGRPDTTIGKISDRLNPLPTLLKFELTGTIQDQQLRSVYDPRNLIPGL; encoded by the coding sequence ATGTCGAAACGCCGGAAACTCAAATGGGCAGGCCTGCTTGAGCTGCTCTTTGACTCCGGCCTGCTTGTGCTGTTCGTGGCTCAGGCGTTTATCGCGGGCTGCCTCCTTACCTACGGCTACATCCCGCTACCCAAGGAAAAGCTGAACCGGGAAGTCTCGGGCAAATTGCCGCCCGGCCTGCGGGTCGAGGCCGACAGCTACCGGCTGAACATGAGCGGCAAGATCGAACTGGCCGGCTTGAAGATACTCTCCGAAGACAGTTCGCTACCCTTATTCGAAAGCGATGGCATCGTGGTCGATATCGCGCTCGGCGAAGGCCATATGCTAAAGCCGGAGTTGGTGGATATATCGATCGCAAACGGCACCTTGTACCTGCCGGCAGTCTACTCGCCAGACGGAAAACGCATCACCGCGCTGGAGCGGATCTCCATGCGTATCAGCAGATCTGATACAAACTACGTGATTGAGAACATCGCCGCCATGCATGAGAATGTGCGGCTGCGCGGTTCCATCGAATGGCCCAGCGACCGAATCCCCCAAAAGGCCGTAACCGGGCCCGGTCAACCGAAAGGCCACGCGCTCCGCAGCTTTTACAAATTCATCGCCCGCGCCGCGCTCGCGAAAGACCAGTTGGACTTCCTCACACGACCGACGGTGGCCTTTCAGTTGCGCCCCGGCGAGGACGGTGCGGTCCAGGCACTCGTCAACGTATCCAGCCGGAAGCTGGAGCACGCCCGCACCGTCGGCGAGGACCTTCGCATTCGCACCGAGCTCAGCATCAGCGAGGACAACATCCTCAGCCAGACCCAGATCAAGGTCTTTGCCCGCACCCTGCAGCTGCCGGACTACCAAACGGAAATCCACGGCCTGACCGCATACCTGAGGCAGGAGGCATGGGAATCTTTCCGGCAGGGCCTCATCCCGGAATTCTCCCTCGCGGCGGAAGACTTGGTCGCCTACGGCATCCCCATTGAATCGCCTGTCGTCTCGGTCGACCTCAAGGCCTTCCCCTTGGTGAAACTCGAAGGCACGACACGCGGACTCAAGGGCGCGGCCAAAGTGCGGGCCGACATCAACCTGCTGGAGCAGAGCGGAACGATCCAAGCCGATGGCAGTCTCGACCTGCTGCCTCTCCTGCCCGACAAGATACGTACCGCCTTGCCCTCCATCCGGATCGACCGGAAACCGGACTACCAGCTCCGGGTCAACCTGGCCTCCGGCTGGAGTCTGGAGCGCGCACAATTGAAGGCCCGGGTCAACGCGATCCGGGTCGCCGAGCTCGCCTTCGATTACATCGGAGCCGAGCTCTCACTCGAGGACGGCCAGATCCAACTCGACCACACCTACCTTAGGCGAGGACGGCAATGGCTCGACCTCGGCGTCGGGTTCAACCTCGACAGCAAGGACTATGGCATCTCGCTCGTCGGCTTCGGCAACCCAAAGGATTACAGCCCGATCCTGCCCCGATGGTGGAAAGCCATCTTCCGGGACTTCGAATTCAGCCGGCAAAGCGCCGGGATCGGCGATTTTATCATTTACGGCAACGGACAGAATAAGGTCGCCGATTTGTACTATGGATCCGCGGTGGCGAGTTCGGTCACTTTTCGCGATGTCTTGCTGGAGGAAGGCAGCCTGGTCGTCCGCGGACGGGGCCGCTATGCCGAAGTACACGACCTGGATGTGCGCAACAAGGGGGGCTGGATCAAAGGGGATGTCACCTTTACCTCCAGGGCCGATGCGATACGCGCCCCCGTTTCAGTCCGGCTGGACTTAGATGCCAAAATCGCACTGGAAGATGCGGCCAAGCTATTCGGGGGGAACATCTCGGGCTTGATCCGGGAATTTGAAAGCGAGACCTCGCCACGGGCCACGCTGAATGCCGCCATCTTCAACACCTCCGCCTATCCGGCCTACGCCGGACGCAGCTATTTCGACCTGGCGGTCTCTAGCCCCCAACCGATCCGCTTCAAGGACGTACCGTTCGACCGTCTGGCCCTCGACGTCCACGGTCGCGACGACATGGTTCACCTGCGCAATGTCGAGTTCGGCTATGCCGATGGCAACGGAACCGCCGAGGCGGACATTCTGCTCGCCGATAAAGCGAAACCGGAGCTTCGCTTTGTCTTCAATCTGGAAGATGCCGACGAAACGCAGGCCATCCGGGACCTCCCCCAACTCAAAGGTGTCGAAAGCTCGCTGGATACGATGAAAGGCGAGAACATCGACCGGAATCAGCGCGAAAAAACCCGCCTCAACCTCGATCTGCATGCCAGGGGCCCGCTCGATGACTTGTACCAATACGACGGATTCGGCTCCTTCACCATACAGGGCGACCGCATCGGCAACATCGACCTGCTGGGCCCGCTGTCAAGGGCCTTGAACAAGGTGCATCTCAGCTTCACATCCTTCACGCTGGACCGTATGGCCGGCGACTTCCGCTTGAGAAACAATCGCATACGGTTCAATCCCCTGCTGGTGACAGGACCCCGTACCCGGGTCGAAGGCAAAGGTACGGTCCTACTCCCCAAGCAGGAACTGGACATGGAGTTAAGCGTATCCCTGTTCAGCAATTTCGGGCGCCCCGACACCACGATCGGTAAGATTAGCGACCGACTCAACCCTCTCCCCACACTGCTCAAGTTTGAACTGACCGGCACGATTCAGGACCAGCAACTTCGTTCCGTCTACGACCCCCGGAATCTCATCCCCGGGCTCTGA